Within Rothia sp. ZJ932, the genomic segment GGATGGTTATAGTTACCACCGCCGTTTACTGGGGCTTAAATTCTCAGCTTCGACCACAAAGATCTAACCAATCCTCTTAACCTTCCAGCACCGGGCAGGAGTCAGTCCGTATACATCGTCTTACGACTTCGCACGGACCTGTGTTTTTGATAAACAGTCGCTTCCCCCTGGTCTCTGCGACCCATACACGCTCCCCACCGCAAGGGCAGTTCACGCTCAAGGTCCCCCTTCTCCCGAAGTTACGGGGGCATTTTGCCGAGTTCCTTAACCATGATTCTCTCGATCGCCTTAGTATTCTCTACCTGATCACCTGTGTCGGTTTAGGGTACGGGCAACTAGAACCTCACGCCGATGCTTTTCTCGACAGCATAGGATCACCAAATCCCCCACAAACGGGGTCCCATCACACCTCAGGCAAACACGGCCGCATTTAACAAACCGATACCCTACATGCTTAGACCACGACAACCATCGCGTGGCTTGGCTACCTTCCTGCGTCACACCTGTTAATACGCTTACCGCCACTGCTCGGATCCTACAACCCGCAGTAAGCTCCACACCAATCATAAAACCAGTGCAGTTACAAACCACATCGCATAGTTAGCATCACAGTCTTAGTATGGACGGTCCTTCGTCGGTACGGGAATATCAACCCGTTATCCATCGACTACGCCTGTCGGCCTCGCCTTAGGCCCCGACTAACCCAGGGCAGATTAGCTTGACCCTGGAACCCTTGATCATCCGGCGCACGGGTTTCCCACCCGTGATTCGCTACTCATGCCTGCATTCTCACTCGCATACCCTCCACCACTAGTTCACACCGCAGCTTCACTGGATACACGACGCTCCCCTACCCAACACACTCCACAAATGAAGCACATTGCCATAACTTCGGTGGTGTACTTGAGCCCCGCTACATTATCGGCGCGGAATCACTTGACCAGTGAGCTATTACGCACTCTTTCAAGGATGGCTGCTTCTAAGCCAACCTCCTGGTTGTCTAAGCAACTCCACATCCTTTCCCACTTAGCACACGCTTAGGGACCTTAGTTGATGGTCTGGGCTGTTTCCCTCTCGACAATGAAGCTTATCCCCCACTGTCTCACTGCTACACTCTCACTTACCGGCATTCGGAGTTTGGCTGACGTCAGTAACCCTGTGGGGCCCATCGGCCATCCAGTAGCTCTACCTCCGGCAAGAAACATGTAACGCTGCACCTAAATGCATTTCGGGGAGAACCAGCTATCACAGAGTTTGATTGGCCTTTCACCCCTATCCACAGCTCATCCCCTCCATTTTCAACTGAAGTGGGTTCGGTCCTCCACCACGTCTTACCGTAGCTTCAACCTGGCCATGGATAGATCACTCCGCTTCGGGTCTAGATCCTGCCACTCAAACGCCCTATTCAGACTCGCTTTCGCTACGGCTACCCCACACGGGTTAACCTCGCGACAGAACACTAACTCGCAGGCTCATTCTTCAAAAGGCACGCTGTCACCCCAAAAGGCTCCAACGGCTTGTAAGCACACGGTTTCAGGTACTATTTCACTCCCCTCCCGGGGTACTTTTCACCATTCCCTCACGGTACTTATCCGCTATCGGTCATCAGGAAGTATTTAGACTTACCAGGTGGTCCTGGCAGATTCACACGAGATTCCACGAGCCCCGTGCTACTCGGGTGGTCACACAAGCGGCGTGTCACATTTCAGGTACAGGACTCTCACCCTCTCCGGCCGTCCATTCCAAGACGTTCCCCTACACAACACAACATCACTACACTAGCCAGTTAGAACTAGAACGGTAACTCCCACAACCCCCATGATGCAACGCCTAACCGCTATCACACACCACAGGTTTAGTCTCATCCGCTTTCGCTCGCCACTACTCACAGAATCATTAGTTATTTTCTCTTCCAGCAGGTACTGAGATGTTTCACTTCCCCGCGTTCCCCCCAACCAGCCTATACATTCAACTGGCGGTAACTCACATCACTGCAAGCCGGGTTTCCCCATTCGGAAATCCTGGAATCAACGCCCTGTTATCGGCTCCCCCAGGCTTATCGCAGATTCACACGTCCTTCATCGGCTCCTGATGCCAAGGCATCCACCGTGTGCCCTTAATAACTTACAAAACACACAAATAATCAAAGAATAAAATCTAAGTTGTTACAAAATCATGAAAACAATAACAGAACAAACAAACACCCAAAAGCGCCCATTCGCTCACAGTTTCCAGAAGATGCTCGCGTCCACTATACAGTTCTCAAACAACAACCCACACACACAACAAACACACCAAAACAGCATATCCACCATGCGCCAGGCACAACAACAGAGACAACAAACCAAAGCTTGCTACCTCAAAACCCAACAGTATACCTTGAAAACACCACAACCAAGCAATGCCAAAAACAATGACGATATTCCACCCATGAGCAAACCCAGTGTCCAACACTCGCGGACAAACCAGGCTCAACCAATAAATGTTGAAGCTCCTTAGAAAGGAGGTGATCCAGCCGCACCTTCCGGTACGGCTACCTTGTTACGACTTAGTCCCAATCGCCAGTCCCACCTTCGACGACTCCCCCCACAAAAAGCGGTTAGGCCATCGGCTTCGGGTGTTACCAACTTTCGTGACTTGACGGGCGGTGTGTACAAGGCCCGGGAACGTATTCACCGCAGCGTTGCTGATCTGCGATTACTAGCGACTCCGACTTCATGGGGTCGAGTTGCAGACCCCAATCCGAACTGAGACCGGCTTTTTGGGATTAGCTCAACCTCACAGTATCGCAACCCATTGTACCGGCCATTGTAGCATGCGTGAAGCCCAAGACATAAGGGGCATGATGATTTGACGTCATCCCCACCTTCCTCCGAGTTGACCCCGGCAGTCTCCTATGAGTCCCCACCATCACGTGCTGGCAACATAGAACGAGGGTTGCGCTCGTTGCGGGACTTAACCCAACATCTCACGACACGAGCTGACGACAACCATGCACCACCTGTACACCAGCCCAAAAAGGGAAACCCTATCTCTAGAGCGATCCAGCGTATGTCAAGCCTTGGTAAGGTTCTTCGCGTTGCATCGAATTAATCCGCATGCTCCGCCGCTTGTGCGGGCCCCCGTCAATTTCTTTGAGTTTTAGCCTTGCGACCGTACTCCCCAGGCGGGGCACTTAATGCGTTAGCTACGGCGCGGAAAACGTGGAATGTCCCCCACACCTAGTGCCCAACGTTTACGGCATGGACTACCAGGGTATCTAATCCTGTTCGCTCCCCATGCTTTCGCTTCTCAGCGTCAGTTACAGCCCAGAGACCTGCCTTCGCCATCGGTGTTCCTCCTGATATCTGCGCATTCCACCGCTACACCAGGAATTCCAGTCTCCCCTACTGCACTCTAGTTAGCCCGTACCCACTGCACACCCGGAGTTAAGCCCCGGGCTTTCACAGCAGACGCGACAAACCGCCTACAAGCTCTTTACGCCCAATAATTCCGGACAACGCTCGCGCCCTACGTATTACCGCGGCTGCTGGCACGTAGTTAGCCGGCGCTTCTTCTGCAGGTACCGTCACTTTCGCTTCTCCCCTGCTGAAAGAGGTTTACAACCCGAAGGCCGTCATCCCTCACGCGGCGTCGCTGCATCAGGCTTGCGCCCATTGTGCAATATTCCCCACTGCTGCCTCCCGTAGGAGTCTGGGCCGTGTCTCAGTCCCAGTGTGGCCGGTCACCCTCTCAGGCCGGCTACCCGTCGTCGCCTTGGTGAGCCATTACCCCACCAACAAGCTGATAGGCCGTGAGCCCATCTAAAACCAGTACAAACCCTTTCCACCAAAAACCATGCGGTTCCCAGTCATATCCGGTATTAGACCCAGTTTCCCAGGCTTATCCCAGAGTCAAAGGCAGGTTACTCACGTATTACTCACCCGTTCGCCACTAATCAACCCGGTGCAAGCACCAAGCATCATCGTTCGACTTGCATGTGTTAAGCACGCCGCCAGCGTTCGTCCTGAGCCAGAATCAAACTCTCCGTTAAAAAACAAAAAAGAATGATAACTGTTATAGCTCAAAAATAAACAAAACCATCCCATACTCCACAAAACGGAAGCACCCGCCGTGCTTAATGACGGAACAAACACCACAAACATAGTGCTCGAGAGATGATCATAACTGTCATATTGAAAACCAAAAGTTATCAAAATAATAAATAAATTGGTATCAATCAAAGTTTTTATAAATCAAAGCACACTATTGAGTTCTCAAGCAACAAACCACCCCAACACTCACCCCACACCAACCGGCGCAAGAAGCTCGCATTGAGCAGTCAATTCTCTTATTTCAGCTACCCACCGCAGCAGGCAACCATTCAAGCTTACCAGAAGCATTTCCACACCGCAACACGAAACAACATGTTCCACATCACAACCACGCATGAGCACATCCCAGCAACCACCACAACAGGCAACCACACAAAACCAAGCACACACGCACCAGAAACACCCTATAAAACTCTCAAAACCACCGCCCGACTAGGCACTTCATACAGCACCCCGCCACGACGACTCAAACAACTATACGCACCCAAAACACACCCCCGCAACCAACAAACCATAGACGCAGATTACTTACACACCTGTCATTAGAACAAACACCCAAGCCACAACCACTTTAAGGAAAAGAAAACTTTTTCAAAAAAGTTCCAGAACCAGAGTATTGACACTAACCAAAAACAAATTTTAGTGGTGCAGGTTATAGGCTTGCCTCACTTGCCGACAAAAAGAGCTGGTGGGCTCACCCCCTCGAGGTAAGCCCACCAGCTCTCAATCTATTTACTTGCTCTGCGCGCGACGACGGGAAACCTCATAGAGGCTAATACCCACTGCCATCGAAGCATTCAAAGACTCCATCGCTGAGTCGATTGGAATCGAAACAATCTGATCGCAGTTCTCAGTCACCAGACGGGAAAGTCCCTTACCCTCAGAACCCACCACAATCATCAGCGGCTCAGACGCCAATTCAAGCTGCGGCAAATCAATATCGCCACCACCGTCAAGACCAACAACAAAGATACCTGAATCTTTAGCCTGCTGAATCACGCGAGTCAGGTTAGTTGCCTTTGCCACGGGAATACGCGCTGCAGCACCGGAAGAAGTCTTCCACGCTGAAGCGGTAACACCCGCTGAACGACGCTCAGGAACAATCACGCCATCACCACTAAAAGCTGAAACGCTACGGATAATAGCGCCCAGGTTACGAGGGTCAGTAATGCCATCAAGGGCAACAAACAGCGGCGGAGTTTCCATCTGGCGGTTATGCCAACGATCCATGACATCGAGAACCAAGTTGCCAGCGTCCGGGTACTTGTACGGAGGAATCTGCAAAGCAACGCCCTGGTGTACAGCACCTTCAGTCAAACGTTCAAGCTCACCACGAGAGATTTCGAGCATGGGCAGACCAGACTTATTAGCCTCGGTCATGATGTCGCGGACGCGATCATCAACCTCAATACGGCTCATCACAAACAGGTGCTTAGCGGGAATACCAGTCTGCAAAGCCTCAAGCACCGAGTTACGACCGGTAACCAGCTCTTCAGAGGTACGCTTACCACCAAGACGAGGACGGCTGGTGCGCTGAGTACCAGTTGCCTTACGACGCTCAGCAGCCTGCTTCATCTTATGCGCCTTATGGTAGACGCGGTCCTCAGCTTTGGGAGTGGGTCCCTTACCCTCTAGAGACTTACGACCGTGACCACCGGTGCCCTTAGTAGGACCCTTCTTTTTGGTGGTCGCACCGGGGCGATTACCAGCTTTAGCCATCTATAAAACCTTTACTTTCCTAGCCCAACGCAGCGTCTAAGGCTGTGTGGACCCCTTGATACAGATAAATCTGTATCCATACTACGCACACGAACCCTAAGAAACCGACCAAGTAGAGCCAGTTGCGGAGTCCTTAACCGTCACACCCGCAGCAGCCAGCGAGTCGCGAATCTGATCAGCGCGTGCCCAATCTTTCTCAGCGCGGGCAGTCGCACGCGCTTCAATCAAAGACCGCACCAGAGAATCGAGGGCAGCATGCTCAGCATTTGATGCGTTGCCTCCACCAATATTCATCAGCGGCAACAAGCCTAAGACCTTCACCATCGCGTATACCTGCGAGGCTATCTCAGCTACATCGCCACTTTTTGCAAGCAAGGAGTTACCGGCGCGAACAGATTCGTGAAGTACCGCCAGTGCCTGGGGAATGTTTAGATCATCGTCCATTGCATCGGCAAAAGCAACAGGTACCTGCGCATCCGGACGGTGGAACTCGACGGTAGCTGCTACAAACGCTTCAATGCGCTCCACCGACTTGGTAGCTTCAGCCAAAGAGGTGGGACTGTAATCCAGAACCGAACGGTAATGTGCCTGCCCCAGGTAGTAGCGCACCGCCAGAGAACGCGCCTCCTCAAGCATTTGAGACGGGGAAACAGTATTGCCAATTGACTTGGACATCTTTTCGCCCTCGAAAGTCACTAAGCCATTGTGCAACCAAAGGTTAGCGAACCCGTAGCCAGCGGCGGTGGACTGCGCCATCTCGTTTTCGTGGTGTGGGAAGCGAAGGTCAAGCCCTCCACCGTGAATATCAAACGTTTCACCCAGGTACTTGCCCGCCATCGCCGAGCATTCCAGGTGCCAACCGGGGCGACCGCGCCCCCAAGGAGAATCCCACGAAGCGGTCAGAGGCTCCCCCTCTTTGTAGCCCTTCCACAGGGCAAAGTCGCGGGGATCGCGCTTACCACGGGGGTCAGCATCGGGGGCCTCCTGCATATCATCAACCCTCTGGTGAGTCAGCGAGCCGTACTCGTTCCAGGAACGAACATCAAAGTAAACATCACCAGAATCATCGAGCGCAGGATAAGCATGACCTCGGTCGATGAGACGCTGAATCAGAGCGAACATCTCGGGAATATGACCGGTTGCTCGCGGCTCATAAGTGGGCGGTTCGATAGCTAGTGCCTCGTAAGCACCCGCAAAAACCTTTTCAAAACGGTAGGCAAGTGCCCACCACTCTTCGTTGGGGTGTTCCCCCTCATAACCGGACTGCTTGGACGCTGCCGAATTGACCAGAATCTTATCGTCAATATCGGTCACGTTACGAACCGTAGTGACCTTGAAACCCCGGTAGTTCAACCAGCGCGATAGCTGATCAAAAACCAAACCGGAGCGCACATGCCCAATGTGGGGTGCGCCCTGAACCGTTGCACCGCAGTAGTACAGCCGTGCCTCACCGGGGTGAACCGGGGCAAAATCGCGAACAGAAGCTGTCTTGGAGTCATAAAAACGTAGAGTCACAACCTCAAGTTTACGCGGGTCTGCGAGCAATACGCATCTTTAGATGACGTTCATATGACGCTGTGTACACACGCAGTGATAGCTCACTATCTGCTAGGGACAGTGCGCGCTTACAAGAGCTGCTTACAAGTCTAAATTTTTTCGATAGACCAGCGCCGTTGCAATCGCTGCTACACCTTCACCTCGCCCGGTGAGTCCCAACCCATCAGTGGTGGTCGCGGTAACAGTGACAGGGGCAACCGCAGCCTCGCTCAGCACACGGTTAGCTTCTTCACGGCGCGGTAAGAACTTCGGTTTGTTGCCCACCAGCTGCACAGCAATATTGCCAATTTCGAAGCCGGCAGCACGCACAATCTCTGCCGCCTCTGAAAGAATACGGACGCCAGAAGCCCCCGCCATATCGGGACGATCCACTCCAAAATTTGAGCCCAAATCGCCAGTTCCAGAAGCAGAAAAGAGAGCATCCGCTGCGGCGTGAGCCACGACGTCCCCATCAGAGTGCCCCGACAGCCCGGTATGCCCCTGCCATTCAAGACCAGCTATCCACAGCGGCGTTGTTTCATCAGCATCAAAAGCATGAACGTCAGTGGCGATTCCTACCAGAGGTAACAGCATGATAATCCTTTACAGATAGTTATCTTCTTGCAGGACGCGCGCCAGCGCTAAATCCAGCGGAGTTGTAATTTTGAAAGCATGCGGGTGACCGGCAACCGCGAGCACCGGAATGTTCAGGGTTTCAGCCAACATCGCATCATCTGTAATAGCCTCAGCCGTTACAGGGT encodes:
- the cysS gene encoding cysteine--tRNA ligase, with protein sequence MTLRFYDSKTASVRDFAPVHPGEARLYYCGATVQGAPHIGHVRSGLVFDQLSRWLNYRGFKVTTVRNVTDIDDKILVNSAASKQSGYEGEHPNEEWWALAYRFEKVFAGAYEALAIEPPTYEPRATGHIPEMFALIQRLIDRGHAYPALDDSGDVYFDVRSWNEYGSLTHQRVDDMQEAPDADPRGKRDPRDFALWKGYKEGEPLTASWDSPWGRGRPGWHLECSAMAGKYLGETFDIHGGGLDLRFPHHENEMAQSTAAGYGFANLWLHNGLVTFEGEKMSKSIGNTVSPSQMLEEARSLAVRYYLGQAHYRSVLDYSPTSLAEATKSVERIEAFVAATVEFHRPDAQVPVAFADAMDDDLNIPQALAVLHESVRAGNSLLAKSGDVAEIASQVYAMVKVLGLLPLMNIGGGNASNAEHAALDSLVRSLIEARATARAEKDWARADQIRDSLAAAGVTVKDSATGSTWSVS
- the ispF gene encoding 2-C-methyl-D-erythritol 2,4-cyclodiphosphate synthase; this translates as MLLPLVGIATDVHAFDADETTPLWIAGLEWQGHTGLSGHSDGDVVAHAAADALFSASGTGDLGSNFGVDRPDMAGASGVRILSEAAEIVRAAGFEIGNIAVQLVGNKPKFLPRREEANRVLSEAAVAPVTVTATTTDGLGLTGRGEGVAAIATALVYRKNLDL
- the rlmB gene encoding 23S rRNA (guanosine(2251)-2'-O)-methyltransferase RlmB; amino-acid sequence: MAKAGNRPGATTKKKGPTKGTGGHGRKSLEGKGPTPKAEDRVYHKAHKMKQAAERRKATGTQRTSRPRLGGKRTSEELVTGRNSVLEALQTGIPAKHLFVMSRIEVDDRVRDIMTEANKSGLPMLEISRGELERLTEGAVHQGVALQIPPYKYPDAGNLVLDVMDRWHNRQMETPPLFVALDGITDPRNLGAIIRSVSAFSGDGVIVPERRSAGVTASAWKTSSGAAARIPVAKATNLTRVIQQAKDSGIFVVGLDGGGDIDLPQLELASEPLMIVVGSEGKGLSRLVTENCDQIVSIPIDSAMESLNASMAVGISLYEVSRRRAQSK